A genomic region of Pseudomonas frederiksbergensis contains the following coding sequences:
- a CDS encoding RDD family protein: MSKHLLSPQGEFPIAGLGRRLAAMFYDFLLCTALLIVTGGIYKMVQMAILGEEKMRALTEAGALDGDPLFSTILLFVLFGFFAKFWTWSGQTLGMQVWCIRVQNADGSAISLWQALLRFVVSIASLLCAGLGFFWVLFDKQQRSWHDMYSNSQLVRIPKKKK, encoded by the coding sequence ATGTCGAAACACCTGCTAAGCCCCCAGGGTGAATTCCCCATCGCCGGCCTGGGCCGTCGCCTGGCAGCGATGTTCTACGACTTCCTGCTGTGCACCGCCCTGCTGATCGTCACGGGCGGCATCTACAAGATGGTGCAGATGGCAATCCTCGGCGAAGAGAAGATGCGCGCCCTGACTGAGGCCGGTGCGCTGGATGGCGATCCGCTGTTCTCAACCATATTGCTGTTCGTGCTGTTTGGCTTCTTCGCCAAGTTCTGGACCTGGTCCGGTCAGACCCTCGGCATGCAAGTCTGGTGCATCCGCGTACAGAACGCCGACGGCTCGGCGATCAGCCTGTGGCAGGCGCTATTGCGCTTTGTAGTGTCGATCGCGTCCTTGCTGTGCGCAGGCCTGGGGTTCTTCTGGGTGCTCTTCGACAAACAGCAGCGCAGTTGGCACGACATGTACTCCAACAGCCAACTGGTGCGGATCCCGAAGAAGAAAAAATAA
- the gcvT gene encoding glycine cleavage system aminomethyltransferase GcvT, translating to MSTEQLLKTPLHALHIELGARMVPFAGYDMPVQYPLGVMKEHQHTRDQAGLFDVSHMGQIRLTGANAAKALETLVPVDIIDLPVGMQRYAMFTNETGGILDDLMVANLGNDELFLVVNAACKDQDLAHLRQHIGDQCSIEPLFEERALLALQGPAAVTVLARLAPEVAKMTFMQFTRVTLIGVDCFVSRSGYTGEDGFEISVPAANAEALARALLAEPEVAAIGLGARDSLRLEAGLCLYGHDMNTETTPIEASLLWAISKPRRADGARTGGFPGAETVFAQQQNGVGRKRVGLLPQERTPVREGAEIVNEAGEIIGSVCSGGFGPTLGGPLAMGYLDSAYIVLDTQVWAIVRGKKVPLLVSKMPFVPQRYYRG from the coding sequence ATGTCCACCGAACAACTGTTGAAAACCCCGCTGCACGCGCTGCACATCGAACTCGGTGCGCGCATGGTGCCATTCGCCGGCTACGACATGCCGGTGCAGTACCCACTCGGCGTGATGAAAGAGCACCAGCACACCCGTGATCAGGCCGGGCTGTTCGATGTCTCGCACATGGGCCAGATCCGTCTGACCGGCGCCAATGCCGCCAAGGCCCTGGAAACCCTGGTGCCGGTGGACATCATCGACTTGCCGGTGGGCATGCAGCGTTATGCGATGTTCACCAACGAAACCGGCGGCATCCTCGACGACCTGATGGTCGCCAACCTCGGTAACGACGAGTTGTTCCTGGTGGTCAACGCCGCCTGCAAGGACCAGGACCTGGCGCACCTGCGCCAACACATCGGCGATCAGTGCAGCATTGAACCCTTGTTCGAAGAACGCGCCCTGCTCGCCCTGCAAGGCCCGGCCGCGGTGACCGTACTCGCGCGTCTGGCCCCTGAAGTGGCGAAGATGACGTTCATGCAGTTCACCCGCGTGACCTTGATCGGCGTCGACTGCTTTGTCAGCCGTTCGGGCTACACCGGTGAAGACGGTTTCGAAATCTCCGTGCCGGCCGCCAATGCCGAGGCCCTCGCTCGCGCCTTGCTGGCCGAGCCGGAAGTCGCTGCCATCGGCCTCGGCGCCCGTGACTCGCTGCGCCTGGAAGCAGGCCTGTGCCTCTACGGCCACGACATGAACACCGAGACCACACCGATCGAAGCCAGCCTGCTGTGGGCCATCTCCAAGCCTCGCCGTGCCGACGGTGCGCGTACCGGTGGCTTCCCCGGTGCCGAGACCGTATTTGCCCAGCAACAAAACGGTGTCGGCCGTAAACGCGTCGGCCTGCTGCCTCAGGAACGCACCCCAGTGCGCGAAGGTGCAGAAATCGTCAACGAAGCGGGCGAAATCATCGGCAGCGTCTGCAGCGGTGGCTTCGGGCCTACCTTGGGTGGTCCTTTGGCGATGGGTTACCTCGACAGCGCTTACATCGTACTTGATACCCAAGTGTGGGCAATTGTTCGTGGGAAAAAGGTGCCTTTGCTTGTAAGCAAAATGCCATTTGTCCCACAACGCTACTATCGTGGTTGA
- a CDS encoding L-serine ammonia-lyase yields MSLSVFDLFKIGIGPSSSHTVGPMRAAARFVEGLRRENLLAATTCVKVELYGSLGATGKGHGSDKAVLLGLEGEHPDTVNTENIAARLLEIRSSGRLNLLGEHTIDFNEKLHLAMIRKPLAYHPNGMIFRAFDAAGIQIRSREYYSVGGGFVVDEDAAGADRIVEDATPLTFPFKSAKDLLGHCATYGLSISQVMLTNESAWRPEAETRAGLLKIWQVMQDCVAAGCRNEGILPGGLKVKRRAAALHRQLCKNPESSLRDPLSVLDWVNLYALAVNEENANGGRVVTAPTNGAAGIVPAVLHYYMRFIAGANEDGVVRFLLTAAAIGILYKENASISGAEVGCQGEVGVACSMAAGALCEVLGGTVQQVENAAEIGMEHNLGLTCDPIGGLVQVPCIERNAMGSVKAINAVRMALRGDGQHFVSLDKVIRTMRQTGADMKSKYKETARGGLAVNIIEC; encoded by the coding sequence ATGTCGTTAAGCGTGTTCGACCTGTTCAAGATTGGCATCGGTCCCTCCAGCTCCCACACCGTCGGCCCGATGCGCGCCGCTGCGCGCTTCGTCGAAGGCCTGCGTCGTGAAAACCTGCTGGCGGCAACCACCTGCGTCAAAGTCGAGCTCTACGGCTCGCTCGGCGCCACCGGCAAAGGCCACGGCAGCGACAAGGCTGTGCTGCTGGGCCTGGAAGGTGAACACCCGGACACCGTGAACACCGAAAACATCGCCGCCCGCCTGCTGGAGATTCGCAGCAGCGGTCGCTTGAACCTGCTCGGTGAGCACACCATCGATTTCAACGAAAAACTCCACCTGGCGATGATCCGCAAGCCATTGGCCTATCACCCCAACGGCATGATCTTCCGCGCCTTTGACGCCGCCGGTATCCAGATCCGCAGCCGCGAGTATTACTCGGTCGGTGGCGGCTTTGTGGTCGACGAAGACGCTGCCGGCGCCGACCGCATCGTCGAGGATGCAACGCCGCTGACCTTCCCGTTCAAAAGCGCCAAGGACCTGCTCGGTCATTGCGCCACTTACGGGCTGTCCATCAGCCAGGTGATGCTGACCAACGAAAGCGCCTGGCGCCCGGAAGCGGAAACCCGCGCCGGCCTGCTGAAAATCTGGCAAGTGATGCAAGACTGCGTCGCCGCGGGCTGCCGTAACGAAGGGATTCTGCCCGGCGGCTTGAAGGTCAAACGTCGTGCGGCGGCGCTGCATCGGCAACTGTGCAAGAACCCGGAATCATCGCTGCGCGATCCGTTGTCGGTGCTCGACTGGGTCAACCTGTATGCGCTGGCGGTCAACGAAGAAAACGCCAACGGCGGTCGTGTGGTCACTGCACCGACCAATGGCGCGGCCGGGATCGTCCCGGCGGTGTTGCATTACTACATGCGCTTCATTGCCGGCGCCAACGAAGACGGCGTGGTGCGATTCCTGCTCACCGCCGCCGCCATTGGCATTCTGTACAAGGAAAACGCTTCGATTTCCGGCGCCGAAGTCGGCTGTCAGGGCGAGGTTGGCGTGGCCTGTTCCATGGCCGCTGGCGCTTTGTGTGAAGTGCTCGGCGGCACCGTGCAGCAAGTCGAAAACGCCGCCGAGATCGGCATGGAACACAACCTCGGCCTGACCTGCGACCCGATTGGCGGGCTGGTGCAAGTACCGTGCATCGAGCGCAATGCAATGGGCTCGGTGAAAGCCATCAATGCGGTGCGCATGGCCCTGCGCGGCGATGGTCAGCATTTCGTCTCCCTCGACAAGGTCATCCGTACCATGCGCCAGACCGGCGCCGACATGAAAAGCAAATACAAGGAAACCGCCCGTGGCGGTTTGGCGGTCAACATTATCGAGTGCTGA
- a CDS encoding cold-shock protein, translating into MSQRQSGTVKWFNDEKGFGFITPESGPDLFVHFRAIQGNGFKSLKEGQKVTFIAVQGQKGMQADEVQAEG; encoded by the coding sequence ATGTCCCAACGTCAGAGCGGTACCGTCAAGTGGTTTAACGACGAGAAAGGTTTTGGTTTTATCACTCCAGAAAGCGGTCCGGATCTGTTCGTGCATTTCCGCGCCATTCAAGGTAACGGCTTCAAGAGCCTGAAAGAAGGCCAGAAAGTCACCTTCATCGCGGTGCAGGGCCAGAAAGGCATGCAAGCTGACGAAGTACAAGCAGAAGGCTGA